The following are from one region of the Mesorhizobium sp. B4-1-4 genome:
- the pheS gene encoding phenylalanine--tRNA ligase subunit alpha, with the protein MNTTLNDRTIDALEGTLMADIAASADEQAIEAVRVAALGKKGSVSELLKSLGGMSQEQRQIFGPEINGLKNRITEALTARKAELKDAAIAARLAAEKVDVTLPVRQSPAERGRIHPISQVIDEIAAIFGDLGFAIAEGPDIETDYYNFTALNFPEGHPAREMHDTFFFQPDEKGERKLLRTHTSPVQIRTMERQKPPIRIVIPGKTYRQDSDATHSPMFHQVEGLVIDRSANVANMKWVLEEFCKAFFEVPSVKMRFRPSFFPFTEPSLEVDIQCDRSRPGEVRFGEGSDWMEILGCGMVHPNVLRAGGLDPDEYQGFAWGMGIDRIAMLKYGMPDLRAFFDADVRWLSHYGFRPLDMPTLFGGLSP; encoded by the coding sequence ATGAACACCACACTGAACGATCGCACTATCGACGCTCTCGAAGGCACGTTGATGGCCGACATTGCGGCCTCAGCTGACGAGCAAGCAATTGAAGCCGTCCGTGTCGCGGCGTTGGGCAAGAAGGGCTCGGTCTCGGAATTGTTGAAGTCATTGGGCGGAATGTCGCAGGAGCAGCGGCAAATTTTCGGACCTGAGATCAATGGCCTGAAAAACCGTATCACCGAGGCGCTGACCGCACGCAAGGCCGAGTTGAAGGATGCGGCGATCGCCGCCCGCCTCGCCGCCGAAAAGGTCGACGTGACGCTGCCGGTGCGGCAGTCGCCGGCCGAGCGCGGCCGCATCCATCCGATCAGCCAGGTCATCGACGAGATCGCGGCGATCTTCGGCGATCTCGGCTTCGCCATCGCCGAAGGTCCCGATATCGAGACCGACTACTACAATTTCACCGCGCTGAATTTCCCCGAAGGCCATCCGGCGCGCGAGATGCACGACACCTTCTTCTTCCAGCCGGACGAGAAGGGCGAGCGCAAGCTTTTGCGCACGCACACCTCGCCCGTGCAGATCCGCACCATGGAGCGGCAGAAGCCGCCGATCCGCATCGTCATTCCGGGCAAGACCTATCGCCAGGATTCCGATGCCACCCACTCGCCGATGTTCCATCAGGTCGAGGGGCTGGTGATCGACAGATCAGCCAACGTCGCCAACATGAAGTGGGTGCTGGAGGAGTTCTGCAAGGCCTTCTTCGAGGTACCGAGCGTGAAGATGCGTTTCCGGCCGTCCTTCTTCCCGTTCACCGAACCAAGCCTCGAGGTCGACATCCAGTGCGACCGCTCGCGGCCCGGCGAAGTGCGCTTCGGCGAAGGCTCCGACTGGATGGAGATCCTGGGCTGCGGCATGGTGCACCCCAACGTGCTGCGCGCCGGCGGGCTCGATCCGGACGAGTATCAGGGCTTTGCCTGGGGCATGGGCATCGACCGCATCGCCATGCTGAAATACGGCATGCCGGACCTGCGCGCCTTCTTCGACGCCGATGTGCGCTGGCTATCGCATTATGGCTTCCGGCCGCTCGACATGCCGACGCTGTTCGGGGGCCTGAGCCCGTGA
- the rplT gene encoding 50S ribosomal protein L20, whose translation MARVKRGVTSHAKHKKVLKAAKGFYGRRKNTIRIAKQAVEKSLQYAYRDRKNRKRSFRALWIQRINAATHEHGLTYGRFIDGLNKAGIEIDRKILSDMAIHEPQAFAALVAKAKVALEYLKNTTPNAFESAVA comes from the coding sequence ATGGCACGCGTAAAGAGAGGCGTCACCTCGCACGCCAAGCACAAGAAGGTCCTGAAAGCCGCCAAGGGTTTCTACGGCCGCCGCAAGAACACCATCCGCATCGCCAAGCAGGCGGTGGAAAAGTCGCTGCAGTACGCCTACCGCGACCGCAAGAACCGCAAGCGCTCGTTCCGCGCGCTGTGGATCCAGCGCATCAATGCGGCGACGCATGAGCATGGCCTGACCTATGGCCGCTTCATCGACGGTCTCAACAAGGCCGGCATCGAGATCGATCGCAAGATCCTGTCGGACATGGCCATCCACGAGCCGCAGGCGTTCGCGGCCCTGGTCGCCAAGGCCAAGGTCGCGCTCGAATATCTGAAGAACACCACGCCGAACGCTTTTGAAAGCGCTGTCGCTTAA
- the rpmI gene encoding 50S ribosomal protein L35, translating to MPKMKTKSAAKKRFKITGTGKVLSAAAGKRHGMIKRSNKFIRNARGTMVLAEPDGKKVIKNFLPNGL from the coding sequence ATGCCCAAGATGAAGACCAAATCGGCCGCCAAAAAGCGGTTCAAGATCACAGGTACGGGTAAAGTCCTGTCGGCTGCGGCCGGCAAGCGTCACGGCATGATCAAGCGTTCCAACAAGTTCATTCGAAATGCCCGCGGCACGATGGTTCTGGCTGAACCGGATGGCAAGAAGGTCATCAAGAATTTTCTGCCGAACGGCCTCTAA
- a CDS encoding methyltransferase family protein, with the protein MDNEPKYGLGNYQQMRRLVLAVLVVVLFLALLFGQSTFPPDTPVHESIEMFGVLLIFLGIVGRLWATLYIGGRKSSEVVTGGPYSITRNPLYVFSTVAAAGVGAQIGSFSGVILFAVLCAGAFHIVILREEKFLKEALGAPYQAYLEKVPRFFPNLSLYQEGDTGSFKPRLLLTTLLDGLVFLIALPAFELIDGAQQSGMLPVWFTLP; encoded by the coding sequence TTGGACAATGAACCGAAATACGGGCTGGGCAACTACCAGCAGATGCGCAGGCTGGTGCTTGCCGTGCTGGTGGTGGTGCTGTTTCTGGCGCTGCTGTTTGGTCAGTCGACCTTCCCGCCCGACACGCCGGTGCATGAATCGATCGAAATGTTCGGCGTGCTGCTGATTTTCCTCGGCATTGTCGGGCGCCTTTGGGCGACGCTCTATATAGGCGGGCGCAAATCTTCCGAGGTGGTGACCGGCGGGCCCTACTCGATCACCCGCAATCCACTCTATGTGTTCTCGACCGTGGCTGCGGCCGGCGTCGGCGCGCAGATCGGCTCGTTCTCCGGCGTCATCCTGTTCGCGGTTCTGTGCGCGGGTGCCTTCCACATCGTCATCCTGCGCGAGGAGAAATTCCTCAAGGAAGCACTTGGAGCGCCCTACCAGGCCTATCTGGAAAAGGTGCCACGCTTCTTCCCGAACCTTTCCCTCTATCAGGAGGGCGATACCGGCAGCTTCAAGCCGCGCCTGCTGCTGACCACGCTGCTCGATGGGCTGGTGTTCCTGATTGCCTTGCCAGCCTTCGAACTGATCGACGGCGCCCAGCAGTCGGGCATGCTGCCGGTGTGGTTCACTCTTCCCTGA
- the infC gene encoding translation initiation factor IF-3 has product MRRPFKAAAPTKDGPRSNRDIRVPRVQLIDAEGQNRGDVSINDALLLAEEAGLDLVEISPNAQPPVVKILDLGKLKYANQKKAAEARKNQKVIEIKEIKMRPNIDSHDYETKMKAVRRFFEEGDKVKLTLRFRGREMAHMELGMQLLNKVREEVAAIAKVEAEPKLEGRQMMMVLAPR; this is encoded by the coding sequence ATTCGCAGACCTTTCAAAGCAGCGGCGCCCACCAAGGATGGCCCGCGCTCCAACCGTGACATCCGGGTTCCCCGGGTCCAGCTTATCGACGCCGAAGGCCAGAACCGTGGCGACGTTTCCATCAACGACGCATTGCTGCTCGCCGAAGAGGCAGGGCTCGATCTCGTCGAAATATCGCCCAACGCACAGCCGCCCGTCGTCAAGATTCTCGATCTCGGCAAATTGAAATACGCCAACCAGAAGAAGGCGGCCGAGGCGCGCAAGAATCAGAAGGTCATCGAGATCAAGGAGATCAAGATGCGCCCGAACATCGACAGCCATGACTACGAGACCAAGATGAAGGCGGTGCGCCGCTTCTTCGAGGAAGGCGACAAGGTCAAGCTGACGCTGCGCTTCCGTGGCCGCGAGATGGCGCATATGGAACTCGGCATGCAGCTTCTGAACAAGGTGCGCGAGGAAGTCGCTGCTATCGCCAAGGTCGAGGCGGAACCGAAGCTTGAAGGCCGGCAGATGATGATGGTGCTGGCGCCGCGCTAA
- a CDS encoding alpha/beta hydrolase, which translates to MTATAPTFLDVDGSRIAVRHRSGATPGIVWLGGYKSDMLGTKAETLADWAAREGRAFLRHDYSGHGESGGAFADGTISKWLSQSLAVFRHFTKGNQILVGSSMGAWIALRMVQELRKAGDTNIVGLVLLAPAPDFTSELVEPVLTEMQKRDLAEKGFFAEPSDYSTEPYIYTRALIEDGRDNRVMTGPIDTHCPVHILQGLADPDVPSSHALRLVGLLPADDVTLSLIPDGDHRLSRPQDLDMLVRAVGDIAGRGK; encoded by the coding sequence ATGACCGCCACCGCTCCCACCTTTTTGGACGTCGATGGATCGCGCATCGCGGTCCGCCATAGATCCGGCGCCACACCGGGCATCGTCTGGCTCGGCGGCTACAAGTCCGACATGCTGGGCACGAAGGCCGAAACGCTGGCCGATTGGGCGGCGAGGGAAGGCCGTGCGTTTTTGCGCCACGATTATTCGGGCCATGGCGAATCCGGCGGCGCCTTTGCCGACGGCACGATTTCGAAATGGCTGTCGCAAAGCCTCGCCGTGTTCCGGCATTTCACCAAGGGCAACCAGATCCTGGTCGGCTCGTCGATGGGCGCCTGGATCGCGCTGCGCATGGTGCAGGAACTGCGCAAGGCCGGCGACACAAATATCGTCGGCCTGGTGCTTTTGGCGCCGGCGCCGGATTTCACCAGTGAGCTGGTCGAGCCGGTGCTGACCGAGATGCAAAAACGCGACCTCGCCGAAAAAGGTTTCTTCGCCGAGCCGTCCGACTACTCCACCGAGCCCTACATCTACACCAGGGCCCTGATCGAGGACGGGCGCGACAACCGGGTGATGACCGGGCCGATCGACACGCATTGCCCGGTCCATATCCTGCAGGGCCTTGCCGATCCCGACGTGCCGTCGAGCCATGCGTTGAGACTGGTCGGGCTGCTGCCGGCCGATGATGTCACGCTGTCCCTCATTCCCGACGGCGACCACCGCCTGTCGCGGCCGCAGGACCTCGACATGCTGGTCCGGGCGGTGGGTGACATAGCCGGACGAGGCAAATGA
- a CDS encoding benzoate/H(+) symporter BenE family transporter, with amino-acid sequence MRLSIPVSAFVAAIVGFGGTLAIVIAAAKAVGATQVQTASWVTTICLAMAIESLWLSWRTKMPVITAWSTPGLALMAASSGFSIGEAVAAFILTGILLIATGLFRPLTQLISRIPPSVASGMLAGIVVTFALNAVKTIPVDPWLILPLIAAFFIIRLFNPALSVLAVLIGGGLGAFLTGRVGGLPTPELSTLTLIAPDFTVKAMIGLALPLYLVTMASQNLSGLAVLRAAGYHPEPGPLIGVTGLFSLLSAPFGGSTTNLAAISAAICTGPDVHPDPAERWKTGPFYALAYLIFAIFGASLVAIFAVLPQSLIVLVAGLALMASLANALAIALKDEGERMAATVTFAVTASGLTLFGVGAAFWGLIAGLTVLFLDMLKKRQSFQKLVRF; translated from the coding sequence ATGCGCCTTTCCATCCCGGTCTCCGCCTTTGTCGCGGCAATCGTCGGCTTCGGCGGCACGCTGGCCATCGTCATTGCCGCCGCCAAGGCGGTCGGCGCGACGCAGGTTCAGACGGCGAGCTGGGTGACGACCATTTGCCTCGCCATGGCGATCGAAAGCCTGTGGCTGTCGTGGCGCACGAAAATGCCTGTGATCACCGCCTGGTCGACGCCAGGCCTGGCGCTGATGGCGGCATCGAGCGGCTTTTCGATCGGCGAGGCCGTCGCCGCCTTCATTCTCACCGGCATCCTGTTGATCGCCACCGGCCTGTTCCGGCCGTTGACGCAGCTGATCTCCAGGATACCGCCCTCGGTCGCTTCCGGAATGTTGGCCGGCATCGTCGTCACCTTCGCCCTCAACGCGGTCAAGACTATTCCGGTGGATCCGTGGCTGATCCTGCCGTTGATCGCGGCCTTTTTCATCATCCGCCTGTTCAACCCGGCGCTGTCGGTTCTGGCGGTGCTGATCGGCGGCGGACTAGGTGCTTTTCTCACTGGCCGTGTCGGCGGCCTGCCCACCCCAGAGCTGTCCACACTGACGCTGATCGCGCCTGATTTCACCGTCAAGGCGATGATAGGTCTGGCACTGCCGCTCTACCTTGTCACCATGGCCTCGCAGAACCTGTCGGGTCTCGCCGTGCTGCGCGCCGCCGGCTACCATCCCGAACCCGGTCCGCTGATCGGCGTCACCGGTCTGTTTTCGCTTCTGTCGGCGCCGTTCGGCGGTTCGACCACCAATCTGGCCGCGATCTCGGCGGCGATCTGCACCGGGCCGGATGTCCATCCCGACCCCGCTGAGCGCTGGAAGACCGGCCCGTTCTACGCGCTTGCCTATCTCATCTTCGCGATTTTTGGCGCGTCGCTGGTGGCGATCTTCGCCGTCCTGCCGCAAAGCCTGATCGTGTTGGTGGCGGGTCTCGCGCTGATGGCCTCGCTCGCCAACGCGCTGGCGATCGCGCTCAAGGATGAGGGCGAGCGCATGGCCGCCACCGTCACCTTTGCCGTCACCGCTTCCGGGCTGACATTGTTTGGCGTCGGTGCTGCTTTCTGGGGGCTGATCGCCGGGCTGACCGTGCTTTTCCTCGATATGCTCAAAAAGCGACAATCATTTCAGAAGCTTGTCCGGTTTTAG
- a CDS encoding DUF2852 domain-containing protein: protein MNTSALIRPAWTPATIALMVIGFMVFWPLGFAMLAYIIWGDRLEGFKRDVNRATDGIFAGCRRGSDKAARWGNGSARTGNVAFDDWREKELERLAEERRKLDDMLTEFDDYARELRRAKDQDEFDRFMANRNKSTAPTKADPSAAKRGKDSNLLDD from the coding sequence ATGAACACATCTGCATTGATCCGCCCGGCCTGGACGCCGGCAACCATCGCGTTGATGGTGATCGGCTTCATGGTGTTCTGGCCGCTCGGCTTCGCCATGCTCGCCTACATCATCTGGGGCGACCGGCTTGAAGGCTTCAAGCGTGACGTCAACCGCGCGACCGACGGCATCTTCGCCGGTTGCCGCCGCGGCTCCGACAAGGCCGCGCGCTGGGGCAATGGCTCCGCCCGCACCGGCAATGTCGCCTTTGACGACTGGCGCGAAAAGGAGCTTGAGCGCCTGGCCGAGGAACGCCGCAAGCTCGACGACATGCTGACCGAATTCGACGATTATGCCCGCGAATTGCGTCGTGCCAAGGATCAGGACGAGTTCGATCGCTTCATGGCGAACCGCAACAAGTCGACTGCTCCGACCAAGGCCGACCCGAGCGCCGCCAAGCGTGGCAAGGATTCGAACCTGCTCGACGACTGA
- a CDS encoding M48 family metallopeptidase: MTLGFFRNLTKPKPTPVVEREYCVAGRTLPLKIVESARARRLTLRIDSGGQGLRITVPPGLRRGEVERFLDRHQDWLEQRLAKVPTRPQVRPGIKIPVRGVPHRIVHEPSKRGTVTVSRDERGPLLIVHGERVHLPRRIADFLKREAKKEIEKLVVRHTEALGKRAKAIRYKDTSSRWGSCTSEGNLSFSWRIMMAPPPVINYLVAHEVAHLKEMNHGPKFWKLCEKLCPDTDRCKDWLKRNGGALQAIVFE, translated from the coding sequence ATGACCCTCGGATTCTTTCGCAATCTGACAAAGCCCAAGCCGACGCCCGTCGTCGAGCGTGAATATTGCGTCGCCGGCCGCACATTGCCGCTCAAGATCGTCGAGAGTGCCAGGGCGCGACGTCTGACGCTGCGCATCGATTCCGGTGGCCAGGGCCTGCGCATCACCGTTCCGCCTGGCCTGCGCCGTGGCGAGGTGGAGCGGTTCCTCGACCGCCATCAGGACTGGCTGGAGCAGCGGCTGGCCAAGGTGCCGACGCGGCCTCAGGTACGGCCCGGCATCAAGATCCCAGTTCGGGGCGTGCCGCACCGCATCGTCCATGAACCGTCAAAGCGCGGCACCGTCACCGTGTCGCGCGACGAGCGCGGCCCGCTGCTGATCGTGCATGGCGAGCGTGTGCACCTCCCGCGCCGTATCGCCGATTTCTTGAAGCGCGAGGCCAAGAAGGAGATCGAAAAGCTAGTGGTCAGGCACACCGAGGCGCTTGGCAAGCGCGCCAAGGCGATCCGCTACAAGGATACGTCAAGCCGCTGGGGTTCCTGCACCTCGGAAGGCAATCTGTCCTTCTCCTGGCGTATCATGATGGCGCCGCCACCAGTCATAAACTACCTCGTCGCGCACGAGGTGGCGCATCTGAAAGAGATGAACCACGGCCCGAAATTCTGGAAACTTTGCGAAAAACTTTGCCCCGATACTGACCGTTGCAAGGATTGGCTGAAGCGCAATGGCGGCGCCCTGCAGGCGATCGTGTTCGAATAG
- a CDS encoding IS481 family transposase has product MGQVLHGRATTTEAIRRAIQNSQESLRALARRYGIDQKTVRKWKNRTSTADLPTGPKDPKSTVLSVEEEAAIVAFRKHTLLPLDDCLYALQPTIPHLTRSSLHRCLQRHGISRLPQVDGDKPAKKKFQAYPIGYFHIDIADVQTAEGKLRLFVAVDRTSKFAYAQLHATADKMTMVQFLRDLIAAVPYAIHTILTDNGIQFTNRSCDRHAPRHIFDDVCADHGIEHRLTKINHPWTNGQVERMNRTIKDATVKCFHYDDHDQLRRHLADFISAYNFARRLKTLKGLTPYEFICKIWKKEPERFRLDPVHQMPGLNT; this is encoded by the coding sequence ATGGGACAAGTTCTGCACGGCCGCGCCACGACGACAGAGGCAATCCGTCGAGCAATACAAAATAGTCAAGAGAGCCTGAGGGCGCTGGCCAGGCGCTACGGGATCGATCAGAAGACGGTTCGAAAGTGGAAGAACCGAACCTCGACCGCCGATCTTCCGACAGGCCCCAAGGACCCGAAGTCGACGGTGTTGTCTGTGGAGGAAGAGGCGGCCATCGTCGCCTTTCGCAAGCACACGCTGCTGCCACTGGATGATTGTCTCTATGCCCTTCAGCCGACGATCCCGCATCTGACACGCTCGTCCTTGCATCGTTGCCTTCAACGCCATGGTATTTCGCGATTGCCGCAGGTGGATGGTGACAAGCCGGCCAAGAAAAAGTTTCAGGCCTATCCGATCGGCTATTTCCATATCGATATCGCCGATGTGCAGACCGCCGAGGGCAAGCTGCGTCTCTTCGTTGCCGTCGACCGGACGTCCAAGTTCGCCTATGCGCAGCTACACGCGACGGCGGACAAGATGACGATGGTCCAGTTCCTGCGAGATCTGATCGCGGCCGTGCCCTATGCCATCCACACCATTTTGACCGACAACGGCATCCAGTTCACCAACCGAAGCTGCGACCGCCATGCCCCCCGGCATATCTTCGATGATGTCTGCGCCGACCATGGCATCGAGCACCGGCTCACCAAGATCAACCATCCCTGGACCAACGGCCAGGTCGAGCGGATGAACCGAACCATCAAGGACGCGACCGTCAAGTGCTTCCACTATGACGATCACGATCAGCTGCGCCGACACCTCGCCGACTTCATCTCAGCCTACAATTTCGCACGCAGGCTCAAGACCCTCAAAGGCCTCACGCCTTATGAGTTCATCTGCAAAATCTGGAAAAAAGAGCCCGAACGGTTCAGACTCGACCCGGTCCATCAAATGCCGGGACTAAACACCTAG
- a CDS encoding macro domain-containing protein has product MKLILTAMEPNLADAWAKEFRGVANVQIHRGSIFDVEADALVSPANSYGFMDGGIDAQYSRVFGWDLQLRLRRVIVDHHYGELLVGAAEIVSTGNHNHPYLIAAPTMRVPMVLDQNTVNPFLATRATLLLVRHGTFHTEALSGAKVREHVRTIAFPGMGTGVGRVPAARCARQMRAAFDQARQESIVLPSSWAEASEEHQLLYTDRPRGLQ; this is encoded by the coding sequence TTGAAATTGATCCTGACGGCGATGGAACCGAACCTAGCTGACGCCTGGGCGAAGGAATTTCGTGGCGTAGCCAATGTGCAAATTCATAGGGGGTCTATTTTCGACGTTGAGGCGGACGCGCTTGTCAGCCCAGCCAACAGCTACGGCTTTATGGATGGTGGCATTGATGCTCAGTACTCTCGCGTTTTTGGCTGGGATCTCCAGCTTCGACTGCGCCGAGTCATTGTCGACCATCACTATGGGGAGCTCCTGGTTGGAGCCGCGGAAATCGTCTCGACGGGAAATCACAACCATCCCTATCTAATCGCAGCACCGACCATGCGGGTGCCGATGGTGCTCGATCAAAACACCGTCAACCCGTTCCTCGCCACCCGGGCGACCTTGCTACTGGTCCGGCATGGGACGTTCCATACCGAGGCCCTTTCCGGGGCGAAGGTGCGGGAGCATGTCCGGACGATTGCCTTCCCCGGGATGGGAACCGGCGTTGGCCGCGTTCCCGCCGCGCGGTGTGCCAGGCAGATGCGGGCAGCATTCGACCAGGCGCGGCAAGAATCAATCGTTTTGCCCTCCAGTTGGGCCGAGGCTAGTGAGGAACACCAGCTTCTTTACACGGATCGGCCCCGCGGATTGCAGTAG
- a CDS encoding phosphoribosylanthranilate isomerase, whose product MALDIKICGLKTDQAMAAALAGGASHVGFIFFARSPRYVGPAEAGRLRETARGKALAVAVTVDASDAFLDEIVTAMQPDMLQLHGSETPGRVAELKARHGLPVIKALPLSEAADLGRIGPFIGVADRLLFDAKPPKGSELPGGNGVAFDWRILAGLDAGVDYMLSGGLNAANIGDALRLANPPGIDISSGVESAPGVKDPGLIEQFFRAVRAARDDRAA is encoded by the coding sequence ATGGCGCTCGACATCAAGATCTGCGGTTTGAAGACCGACCAGGCTATGGCCGCGGCCCTGGCCGGCGGCGCCAGCCATGTCGGCTTTATTTTCTTCGCTAGAAGCCCTCGCTATGTCGGGCCGGCTGAAGCCGGCCGCCTGCGCGAAACGGCGCGCGGCAAGGCTTTGGCGGTCGCCGTCACGGTCGATGCCAGCGACGCCTTCCTGGACGAGATCGTCACGGCGATGCAGCCCGACATGCTGCAGTTGCACGGCTCGGAAACACCCGGACGGGTGGCCGAACTGAAGGCCCGCCATGGCTTGCCGGTGATCAAGGCGTTGCCGCTCAGCGAGGCCGCCGACCTCGGCCGCATAGGGCCGTTCATCGGCGTTGCCGACCGCTTGCTGTTCGATGCCAAACCGCCGAAAGGCTCCGAACTGCCGGGCGGCAATGGTGTGGCCTTCGACTGGCGCATTCTCGCCGGCCTTGACGCCGGCGTCGATTACATGCTTTCCGGTGGGCTCAACGCCGCCAATATCGGCGATGCCCTTCGGCTTGCAAACCCGCCCGGAATAGACATTTCGTCGGGCGTGGAAAGCGCGCCGGGCGTCAAGGATCCGGGGCTGATCGAACAGTTTTTCCGGGCTGTCCGGGCAGCACGCGACGACCGCGCCGCCTGA
- the trpB gene encoding tryptophan synthase subunit beta, which yields MNKPATPNSFRTGPDEQGMFGIFGGRFVAETLMPLILDLEKNWNEVKNDPDFRAELTDLSTHYAGRPSKLYFAEGLTKHLREISSAKGLGGGAKVYFKREDLNHTGSHKINNCLGQILLAKRMGKKRIIAETGAGQHGVASATVAARFGFPCVVYMGATDVSRQSPNVFRMKLLGAEVRPVTAGHGTLKDAMNEALRDWVTNVEDTYYLIGTAAGPHPYPELVRDFQSVIGSEARAQILEQEGRLPDTIIAAVGGGSNAIGLFHPFLDDKDVRIIGIEAGGRGLDGIEHCASMNAGSPGVLHGNRTYLLQNADGQIMDGHSISAGLDYPGVGPEHSWLRDSGRVEYVPILDDEALEAFKLTTRVEGIIPALESAHAIAHAVKIVPAMGKDQIVIVNLSGRGDKDVHTVASMLGMEI from the coding sequence ATGAACAAGCCGGCGACACCAAATTCCTTCCGCACCGGACCCGACGAGCAGGGCATGTTCGGCATTTTCGGCGGCCGTTTCGTCGCCGAAACGCTGATGCCGCTGATCCTCGATCTGGAAAAGAACTGGAACGAGGTCAAGAACGATCCGGATTTCAGAGCCGAGCTGACCGATCTTTCGACCCACTATGCCGGGCGGCCGTCGAAGCTCTATTTCGCGGAAGGGCTGACCAAGCATCTTCGTGAGATTTCTTCGGCGAAAGGCCTCGGGGGCGGCGCCAAGGTCTATTTCAAGCGTGAGGACCTGAATCATACCGGTTCGCACAAGATCAACAACTGCCTCGGCCAGATCCTGCTCGCCAAGCGCATGGGCAAGAAGCGCATCATCGCCGAAACCGGCGCCGGCCAGCATGGCGTGGCGTCGGCCACCGTCGCGGCCCGCTTCGGCTTTCCCTGCGTGGTCTATATGGGCGCCACCGACGTTTCCCGCCAAAGCCCCAATGTCTTCCGCATGAAGCTGCTCGGCGCCGAAGTGCGGCCGGTGACCGCGGGCCACGGCACGCTCAAGGACGCCATGAACGAAGCCTTGCGCGACTGGGTGACCAATGTCGAGGACACCTATTACCTGATCGGCACCGCGGCGGGCCCGCATCCCTATCCGGAGCTGGTGCGCGACTTCCAGTCGGTGATCGGTTCGGAGGCGCGCGCGCAAATCCTCGAACAGGAAGGCCGGCTGCCGGACACCATCATCGCCGCTGTCGGCGGCGGCTCCAACGCCATCGGCCTGTTCCACCCCTTCCTGGATGACAAGGATGTGCGCATCATCGGTATCGAGGCCGGCGGTCGCGGTCTCGACGGCATCGAGCATTGCGCCTCGATGAATGCCGGTTCGCCCGGAGTGCTGCACGGCAACCGCACCTATCTCCTGCAGAACGCGGATGGCCAGATCATGGATGGGCATTCGATCTCGGCCGGATTGGATTATCCCGGCGTCGGGCCGGAGCATTCGTGGCTGCGCGATTCCGGCCGCGTCGAATATGTGCCGATCCTCGATGACGAGGCGCTGGAAGCCTTCAAGTTGACCACGCGCGTCGAAGGCATCATTCCGGCGCTGGAATCCGCGCACGCCATCGCGCATGCGGTGAAGATCGTGCCTGCCATGGGCAAGGACCAGATCGTCATCGTCAACCTTTCGGGCCGTGGCGACAAGGACGTGCACACGGTGGCCTCGATGCTGGGCATGGAGATCTAG
- the trpA gene encoding tryptophan synthase subunit alpha, whose amino-acid sequence MTTRIDRRMAKLKTEGRPALVTYFMGGDPDYDTSLSIMKALPTAGADIIELGMPFSDPMADGPAIQAAGLRALKGGQTLVKTLKMAAEFRAGDNETPIVLMGYYNPIYIYGVDRFLKDALASGIDGLIVVDLPPEMDEELCIPALKAGINFIRLATPTTDDKRLPKVLQNTSGFVYYVSMTGITGSALADTGKVASAVKRIKSHTDLPVCVGFGVKTAEQARVIGANADGVVVGTAIVNAVANVLGPKGEKTADPAEAVATLVSGLAQGVRSARLAAAE is encoded by the coding sequence ATGACGACCCGCATCGACCGCCGCATGGCGAAGCTGAAGACCGAAGGCCGCCCGGCGCTCGTCACCTATTTCATGGGCGGCGACCCGGACTACGACACCTCGCTGTCGATCATGAAGGCGCTGCCCACGGCCGGCGCCGACATCATCGAGCTCGGCATGCCGTTTTCCGATCCGATGGCCGACGGCCCAGCGATCCAGGCGGCGGGCCTGCGCGCGCTGAAAGGCGGCCAGACGTTGGTCAAGACCCTGAAGATGGCGGCAGAGTTCCGAGCAGGCGACAATGAAACGCCGATCGTGCTGATGGGTTACTACAACCCGATCTACATCTACGGCGTCGACCGTTTCCTCAAAGACGCGCTGGCCAGCGGCATCGACGGGCTGATCGTCGTCGACCTGCCGCCCGAGATGGACGAGGAACTCTGCATTCCGGCGCTGAAGGCGGGCATCAACTTCATCCGCCTGGCGACGCCGACCACCGACGACAAGCGGCTGCCCAAGGTGCTGCAGAACACATCCGGCTTCGTCTACTACGTCTCCATGACCGGCATCACCGGCTCGGCGCTGGCTGATACCGGCAAGGTGGCGTCGGCGGTGAAGCGCATCAAGAGCCATACCGACCTGCCGGTCTGCGTCGGCTTTGGCGTCAAGACCGCCGAGCAGGCGCGCGTGATCGGCGCCAATGCCGATGGCGTCGTCGTCGGCACCGCGATTGTCAATGCGGTCGCCAATGTGCTGGGGCCGAAGGGTGAAAAGACCGCCGATCCGGCCGAGGCCGTCGCCACGCTGGTCAGCGGCCTTGCACAAGGCGTGCGTTCGGCCCGCCTTGCTGCCGCCGAATAG